The segment GAAGTTCTGCTTGTGgaacgtagctagctaacgtttatcACCTGGCGTGCGGATTTTTGTAACAAACACCCTACTGTTTGTAGGTAGCCTATGTTTAGCTAGCTATGTGTGATCAAGTCTGTGATATATATTCAGTTAGTTACTTGACATAGCTAGCTACCATACAAGCTCAATGTTAATGTAAAAAAAGATGTTCCTCGTGATTTGACTAACTgtggttttgttttgtttatcagAGCGCAGATGTGCTAACTGGATCACAGCAAGACCATAATTATGTCTGCAGTTGTCCTCCAGGTGGGCCAGTGTGGAAACCAGCTGGGCTTGGAATGGTGGAGGCTCATTACCAATAGTGGTGCAGGCCAGAGTAAGGAGAATGACAGGTGATCAAGGCCTCGAAACCACTATATTATTAAATGACAGGTGATCAAAGCCTCGAAACCACTATATTATTAAATGACAGGTGATCAAGGCCTCGAAACCACTATATTATTAAATAAAGAGATGCACTCTCTCTGCTTTAATGTTTGTTAATTCTTCCCACAGGTGTCCATTCAGCACCAGAGATGGGAAGTTGGCCGCTGTGTGTATTGACTGAGCGTAAAGTGCTCAGGGGAGCTCAGCAGTTGGTTAGGAACAAGTGAGTAGTACAAAGCGCACACGTTTTAGTTTATGATAGAATCTTGTACTCACTGGgagtatcccaaatggcaccctattccaaatggcaccctattccctacatagggcaCTACTGTTGACCACCATGGCccatatgtagggaatagggtgccattttggacgcaccaCTGTTGACTTTGATCTTCCATTTCTGCCTCCTGTTATGGAACAGACAGCTGCGGGACTGATTGTTCTGGcacaaggagaaagagggagcaacTGGGCATATGGTAAGGACAGCCAGGCACATTTGTTTCATAATCAACTCAGACTTACACCATCAAAATGCAATGTGGCACCAAGAAGACACAGCAAAAAATGGTGTCTGGGTGTTTAATTTGAAAAAAGGTATAATTGCATATCCATAGTTCACAGTATGATAGTGACTGTGCACACTTGAACAAGGTACTTGAACAATCCCTAAATAGCTTGTGAGTGATACCTCTACAGAATGTCCATTGTAACCCACCAGGTTACAATGGACATTGGGGCGAGGAGAGTAACGGTTTACTCCAGCAGACGATGGAGGCCGTTCGCAGGGAGGTGGCGAGAATAGATTACTACGGTGGAGTGGTGCTACTTCACAGCCTGAGTCGGGGCACAGGATCTGGTGAGTAGACATGGggcctgtcccaaatggcaccatgtactctatatagtgcactactccaaagtagtgcactatatagggaaaagggtgtgatttgggatgcagacatggGCTCAAGCATAATTTGGAATAGAGGTCAGTGAACAATAAtgagggccagtttcccagacacagattgagCCTAGTCCTGAACTAAACATCACagtcaatggagaatctccattgaaaaagctttgtagtggatgacggatcaccacctcaagctgaacctcggcaagacggagctgctcttcctcccggggaaggactgcccgttccatgatttcgccatcacggttgacaactccgttgtgtcctcctgccagagtgcaaagagccttggcgtgaccctggacaacaccctgtcgttctccgctaacatcaaggcggtgacccaatcctgtaggttcatgctctacaacattcgcagagtacgaccctgccttacacaggaagcggcacaggtcctaatccaggcacttgtcatctcctgtctggattactgcaactcgctgttggctgggctcccagcctgtgccattaaacccctacaactcatctagaacgccgcagcccgtctggtgttcaaccttcccaagttctctcacgtcaccccgctcctctgcacactccactggcttccagttgaagctcgcatctgctacaagaccatggtgcttgcctacggagctgtgaggggaacggcacctccgtaccttcaggctctgatcagtccctacacccaaacgagggcattgcgttcatccacctctggcctgctggcccccctacctctgcggaagcacagttcctgctcagcccagtcaaaactgttcgctgctctggcaccccaatggtggaacaagctccctcacgacgccaggacagcggagtcactcaccaccttccggagacacttgaaaccccaccgctttaaggaatacctgggataggataaagtaatccttctaccccccccttaccccacccaaagaaaaaaaaagaaaagaaaaaaaaacatattgtaaagtggttgtcccactggctatcataaggtgaatgcaccagtttgtaagtcgctctggataagagcgtctgctaaatgacgaaaatgtaaatgtaatgtattgtctgTGAAACTGGCCCTGACGGTGTGTAGTCGAGATCTTCAGAGAACTGTCTCTTATGCTGATAGGAAACGTTTAGTCATTTAGGCAGCATAACATaattgatgataataataattgtacttatctatttttttacttaacacttatttttctaaaaactgcattgttggttaaggacttgtaagtaagaatttcactgttgtatttggcgcatgtggcaaataaaatttgatttgatgatgatGAGTTTGCTGACCGTTTGTGCTATCATTGTTCCAGGGCTCGGTTCCAAGCTGTGTTGAGGAGATCCGTGACACATTTCCCGCCGGTCACATTTTGACAGTGTCAGTGGCACCGCACCAAAGTGGAGAGAGTCCCCTTCAGCACTACAACACACTGCTGAGTTTAGCCTCACTGCAAAGGTATGTGTTTGTCTTCTTTGAGTCAAAAGTATCCTTGGTTGCCCAATGATACTAAACACAAAAGGAATACCAAATGTATAGCTCCAACAATTCAGTAATATCTAGctattcacaacaatacacacaaatctaaaataatggaattaagaaatattaggacgagcaatgtcggagtccggagcataaatgtgtgatgggatgtatagacattatggacagtatgtggatagaatatttagtatatctagaatacgtaggatagaatagtgACTATGATTTAAAAaccgatcctagatcagcactcctactctgagaagttttatgaatacgggccctggtccTCTCCTGCCTGCAGGTCTGCTGACGGTGTGCTGACCCGAGCCCAGGCCCTACAGAGGGCGCTCATGAGCACATCATCCTCTTTCTCTGGTGTTCCACCAGCAGCAGGCTCCCTCTCACACGTCACCTCATGCATGGCTGGACTTCTGCTGCCTGTCCACAGCCTCACCACAGCCAGGTAGGTACCCATAGACAGACACTAGGGGAtgtatccaaaatggcaccctattccctatatagtgtactacttttgaccataaccctcgtcaaaagtagtgcactatgtagggaatagggtgccattttggatgcaaacCAAGGACAATGACTACATTGTGATAGAAGGGCAATACGTTTTACTCTGCTGACCATAGCATTTTGTTACAACTGCCTTGTATTAAAATACATGTAAATTCAATTGTCCCTCAGTGT is part of the Coregonus clupeaformis isolate EN_2021a chromosome 28, ASM2061545v1, whole genome shotgun sequence genome and harbors:
- the LOC121542805 gene encoding LOW QUALITY PROTEIN: tubulin beta chain-like (The sequence of the model RefSeq protein was modified relative to this genomic sequence to represent the inferred CDS: deleted 1 base in 1 codon) translates to MEQTAAGLIVLAQGERGSNWAYGYNGHWGEESNGLLQQTMEAVRREVARIDYYGGVVLLHSLSRGTGSGLGSKLCEEIRDTFPAGHILTVSVAPHQSGESPLQHYNTLLSLASLQRSADGVLTRAQALQRALMSTSSSFSGVPPAAGSLSHVTSCMAGLLLPVHSLTTASGLSLGMEPWELMRSVCPLPAVKLLYTTQACSSIVAGQCWLWPEATRMALSSCPMHFRS